In Halorhabdus rudnickae, the following proteins share a genomic window:
- a CDS encoding DUF7139 domain-containing protein produces MVATYRRYIEADTSRPEIYSGFGLFFAGVTFGIVALVVFLYSGSYEIGTDLYWLMREVALVSGSLMIPAVAVSIVILLPVGRRTHAVSTVGTIIILVSVLWFTQVYPWRWSGANDTSVISLYALGVALLIGATGAALVAQYIDRATDQPRRGTVTGEDESSEDGVTDEEVRADIDDAMADSSLTWGGVEAEPTTKRLELDMPDAAEVGTVDTNVDAATETRSSDDSVENAVNGLRKLQGGEDETARAESPDDQVSALAQMREQQQEEDEIETGVDAEVGLIGRLRARFVAPDSEGRFARLRRRLFE; encoded by the coding sequence TTGGTCGCAACGTACCGACGATACATCGAAGCCGACACGTCTCGCCCAGAGATTTACAGCGGCTTCGGGTTGTTCTTTGCCGGGGTCACGTTTGGTATCGTCGCACTTGTCGTGTTTCTTTACAGTGGTAGCTACGAAATCGGGACCGACCTGTACTGGTTGATGCGTGAGGTTGCGTTGGTCTCCGGATCGCTGATGATCCCTGCCGTCGCGGTGAGCATCGTCATTCTCCTGCCGGTCGGCCGCCGAACGCACGCAGTCAGCACGGTCGGGACAATCATTATTCTCGTGTCGGTCTTGTGGTTCACACAGGTCTATCCCTGGCGGTGGAGTGGTGCCAACGATACGAGTGTGATTAGTCTTTACGCCCTGGGAGTCGCGTTGCTTATCGGGGCGACGGGCGCAGCGCTGGTTGCTCAGTACATCGATCGGGCTACTGATCAGCCACGAAGGGGAACCGTCACTGGCGAAGATGAATCATCGGAAGATGGTGTCACCGACGAGGAAGTTCGCGCGGACATTGACGATGCGATGGCCGATTCCTCGCTGACCTGGGGAGGTGTCGAAGCCGAGCCGACCACGAAACGGCTCGAACTCGATATGCCTGACGCCGCTGAGGTTGGCACCGTCGATACGAACGTTGATGCGGCAACCGAAACCAGATCGTCCGATGACTCGGTCGAGAACGCAGTCAATGGGTTGCGAAAACTCCAGGGTGGAGAGGATGAGACGGCCCGCGCGGAAAGCCCAGACGATCAGGTCTCCGCACTCGCACAGATGCGCGAACAACAACAGGAAGAAGACGAGATCGAGACAGGCGTTGACGCCGAAGTGGGGCTAATTGGTCGTCTGCGTGCACGATTTGTCGCTCCAGACAGCGAGGGCCGATTCGCACGTCTCCGACGGCGACTGTTCGAGTGA
- a CDS encoding twin-arginine translocation signal domain-containing protein, with amino-acid sequence MNRRQFLTATTTAGAFGLLAGCMNSDPGEDSSTTDEQTPTEAERTTSHEPTTENGEPANKRTRTETGIENDSCASGKMMDGVEFEFRGDGPECSGAAEMRRIDQAGVEFETNTDEIIVEGVISGSDLCSRARLADLSYDREESHLSVAIESVKDENCEAGGQCIVEIPYEGTFSFENGVPESVSVSHNGRDIMSGAHESARVTPPDETTDE; translated from the coding sequence ATGAACCGACGACAGTTCCTCACGGCGACGACCACGGCGGGCGCGTTCGGTTTGCTCGCGGGTTGCATGAACAGCGATCCAGGAGAGGACAGTTCGACGACAGACGAACAGACGCCGACCGAGGCTGAAAGGACGACGTCTCACGAACCGACTACCGAGAACGGCGAACCCGCCAACAAGAGGACGAGGACCGAAACCGGGATCGAAAACGACAGCTGCGCCAGCGGGAAGATGATGGACGGCGTCGAATTCGAGTTCCGAGGGGACGGACCCGAGTGCAGTGGAGCGGCCGAGATGAGAAGGATCGACCAAGCTGGCGTCGAGTTCGAGACAAACACAGACGAGATCATCGTTGAGGGGGTCATCAGTGGGAGTGACCTCTGCAGCCGCGCCCGCCTGGCCGACCTCTCGTACGATCGCGAGGAGAGCCATCTCTCGGTCGCGATCGAATCGGTCAAAGATGAAAACTGCGAGGCGGGCGGTCAATGTATCGTCGAAATACCGTACGAGGGAACGTTCTCATTCGAGAATGGGGTCCCAGAGAGCGTCTCAGTCAGCCACAACGGCCGGGATATCATGAGTGGGGCACACGAAAGCGCGCGCGTCACGCCGCCGGACGAAACAACCGACGAGTGA
- a CDS encoding single-stranded DNA binding protein yields the protein MGAIEEVFEDLDADVSEERFREAVEEKVEQMGGLADEETAAMLVAHKLTEGEVETVADIEAGMEEVQFLAKVLSVGELRTFERDGEDVEDGRVINVEAADETGSVRLAFWDEQAVAIDEGELEVGEVLRIKGRPQDGYNGLEVSVDKAEPDDEATIDVEPGDGETIEALTLGQSNVSVRGVVLDTEGIRTFDRDDGSEGRVANLAIGDETGRVRVTLWDDQADTVEEVTAGETVEVVDAYVRERDGDLEVHVGEEGAVEGLADADVEYAPETTPIDEVEIERTVDIGGVVRSTDPKRTFDRDDGSEGQVKNVRIQDDTGDIRVALWGEKADLDLAPGDEVVCADVEIQDGWQDDLEASAGWGATVVVLEDGASMSSAPDAASGSNGGDDGATGLSDFADGSGDAAGSTSTEDSTDDGTQIELTGTVVQTGDPVIVDDGEETITVETGESVRLGEEVTIRGRRRDGDVVAEELF from the coding sequence ATGGGTGCGATCGAAGAGGTTTTCGAGGATCTCGACGCCGACGTCTCCGAGGAGCGCTTCCGGGAGGCAGTCGAGGAGAAAGTCGAACAGATGGGGGGCCTGGCGGACGAGGAAACGGCAGCGATGCTCGTCGCTCACAAGCTGACCGAAGGCGAGGTCGAGACCGTCGCCGACATCGAGGCCGGAATGGAAGAGGTACAGTTCCTCGCGAAGGTACTCTCAGTCGGCGAGTTGCGGACGTTCGAGCGCGACGGCGAGGACGTCGAAGACGGTCGAGTGATAAACGTCGAGGCGGCCGACGAGACCGGCTCGGTCCGGCTGGCTTTCTGGGACGAGCAGGCCGTCGCGATCGATGAGGGCGAACTCGAGGTCGGCGAGGTTCTCCGCATCAAGGGCCGACCACAGGACGGGTACAACGGCCTTGAAGTCAGCGTCGACAAGGCCGAACCCGACGACGAGGCGACGATCGATGTCGAGCCTGGCGACGGCGAGACGATCGAGGCACTCACGCTCGGCCAGTCGAACGTCTCCGTCCGTGGAGTAGTGCTGGATACCGAGGGGATCCGGACGTTCGATCGCGACGACGGTTCGGAAGGGCGGGTAGCGAACCTGGCGATCGGCGACGAGACCGGCCGCGTCCGAGTGACGCTGTGGGACGACCAGGCTGATACCGTCGAGGAAGTCACGGCCGGCGAGACCGTCGAAGTCGTTGACGCGTACGTCCGCGAGCGCGACGGCGATCTTGAGGTCCACGTGGGCGAGGAGGGAGCCGTCGAGGGACTGGCGGACGCCGACGTCGAGTACGCGCCCGAGACGACGCCCATCGACGAGGTAGAGATCGAACGGACGGTCGACATCGGCGGAGTCGTGCGCTCAACGGACCCCAAACGGACGTTCGACCGCGACGACGGCTCGGAAGGGCAAGTCAAGAACGTCCGCATCCAGGACGACACCGGCGACATCCGGGTCGCGCTGTGGGGGGAGAAAGCCGACCTCGATCTAGCGCCGGGCGACGAAGTCGTCTGCGCGGACGTCGAAATTCAAGACGGCTGGCAAGACGATCTGGAAGCCTCTGCAGGATGGGGTGCGACAGTCGTCGTCCTCGAAGACGGTGCGTCGATGTCGTCTGCGCCGGACGCAGCGAGTGGTTCCAACGGCGGAGACGACGGCGCGACCGGATTGTCAGACTTCGCCGACGGCAGCGGTGACGCTGCCGGGAGTACGAGTACCGAAGACAGTACAGACGACGGAACGCAAATCGAGCTCACGGGGACAGTCGTCCAGACGGGCGATCCAGTGATCGTCGACGACGGCGAGGAGACTATCACCGTCGAGACAGGTGAGTCAGTCCGACTGGGTGAAGAGGTGACGATCCGCGGCAGGCGCCGTGACGGGGACGTCGTGGCCGAGGAGTTGTTCTGA
- a CDS encoding histone: MSVELPFAPVDSIIRRNAGGLRVSAEATEELTRRIQSSGAQLAVDAAERARADGRKTLMAPDFGVNTAPEKDTLELPIAPVDRIARLDIDDRYRVAMDARIALASILEAEADDIAAAAALLAEHAGRRTVKAEDVETYFELHQYVE; the protein is encoded by the coding sequence ATGAGCGTCGAGTTACCGTTCGCCCCCGTCGACTCGATCATCCGACGCAACGCCGGCGGGTTGCGAGTGAGTGCAGAAGCGACAGAAGAACTCACTCGCCGTATCCAGTCAAGCGGGGCGCAACTGGCGGTCGACGCGGCCGAGCGCGCCAGAGCCGACGGTCGGAAAACGCTGATGGCTCCGGACTTCGGGGTGAACACTGCCCCGGAGAAAGACACACTGGAACTGCCGATCGCGCCGGTCGACCGTATCGCGCGGCTGGACATCGACGACCGGTACCGCGTGGCGATGGACGCGCGGATCGCTCTGGCGTCGATTCTCGAGGCGGAAGCCGACGACATCGCCGCCGCCGCGGCGCTGCTGGCCGAACACGCAGGGCGCAGAACCGTTAAGGCGGAGGACGTCGAAACGTATTTCGAATTGCACCAATACGTTGAATGA
- a CDS encoding histone deacetylase family protein, with amino-acid sequence MKFGYREICLEHDTGSRHPESPDRLRAIRRALDDAEDIEYVAADAATKAEVASVHADEYVRSVRQFCADGGGNWDADTVAVEETWDAAMASAGLAAWAAEAALDGADGAETPFSLGRPPGHHAVADDAMGFCFVNNVAVAAERALSERDVDRVAILDWDVHHGNGTQDIFYDRGDVYYVSFHEEGLYPGTGDISESGDGEGEGQTMNVPFPPGCGDADYLSVYDTIVEPEFEAFDPDLLLVSAGFDAHEQDPISRMLVSTGGYGVLAKRLADFAERTDAPLAFVLEGGYGLETLSSGVREVHDVLGGKELADVDTEPSEDGRNVRDALVYQGFGPQ; translated from the coding sequence ATGAAATTCGGCTATCGCGAGATCTGCCTGGAACACGACACCGGAAGCCGCCATCCGGAGAGTCCTGACCGTCTTCGGGCGATCAGACGGGCACTCGACGACGCGGAGGACATCGAGTACGTAGCGGCGGACGCGGCGACGAAGGCGGAAGTCGCGTCCGTCCACGCGGACGAATACGTCCGATCCGTGCGCCAGTTCTGCGCGGACGGCGGCGGTAACTGGGACGCCGACACGGTCGCCGTCGAGGAGACATGGGACGCGGCGATGGCCAGTGCCGGGCTTGCGGCCTGGGCGGCCGAGGCTGCGCTGGACGGCGCCGACGGCGCTGAAACCCCGTTCTCGCTGGGCCGACCACCCGGACACCACGCCGTCGCCGACGACGCGATGGGATTTTGTTTCGTCAACAACGTCGCCGTCGCGGCCGAGCGTGCCCTCTCGGAACGCGATGTCGATCGTGTAGCTATTTTGGACTGGGACGTCCACCACGGCAACGGCACCCAAGACATCTTCTACGATCGAGGCGACGTCTACTACGTCTCGTTTCACGAGGAAGGACTGTATCCCGGGACTGGAGACATCAGTGAATCTGGGGACGGCGAAGGGGAAGGCCAAACGATGAACGTCCCGTTTCCGCCGGGCTGTGGCGACGCGGACTATCTGTCGGTCTACGATACGATCGTCGAGCCGGAGTTCGAAGCGTTCGATCCGGACCTGCTGCTGGTGAGCGCTGGCTTCGACGCTCACGAACAGGACCCGATCTCGCGGATGCTCGTCTCGACTGGGGGCTACGGCGTGCTCGCCAAACGGCTGGCCGACTTCGCCGAGCGGACCGACGCGCCGCTCGCGTTCGTCCTCGAAGGTGGGTACGGCCTCGAGACGCTCTCTTCGGGAGTCCGCGAGGTCCACGACGTCCTAGGAGGCAAAGAACTAGCCGACGTCGACACGGAGCCAAGCGAGGACGGTCGTAACGTCAGGGATGCCCTTGTCTATCAGGGCTTCGGGCCACAGTAA
- the cca gene encoding CCA tRNA nucleotidyltransferase, translating to MSDAVTPVLESVRERVDPDAEERRRLRYVAETVIERAESAIDARDIAGDVMLVGSTARDTWIAGDRDIDVFVRFPPEIDRETLETVGLEIGHAVLPEGHEEYAEHPYVVGEVDGYDIDLVPCYAVEAATAIQSAVDRTPFHTHYIEARLDEDLTADVRLCKAFLKGIGVYGSDLRTRGFSGYLTELLVLEHGGFLPLLEAAADWHPPVRFDPESHGDATFRDDLVMIDPTDPERNVAAALSSANLAAFQHYAREFLADPRESLFEPSEPDPLSPSDARSFFDRRGTTPLAVTFGTPDLVEDDLYPQLEKSLEGIVGLLDRNGFDVLRADAFARERTVLLAELEVTERPAVERHEGPPVAVREHAEGFYDAYRDGDAYGPFVDEDRYVVEREREHRTATDLLRSDAVFDVALGAAVERALADEYTVLVGGGVAELATEFGTELAGYCGPKP from the coding sequence ATGAGCGACGCGGTCACGCCGGTACTCGAATCCGTTCGCGAACGCGTCGACCCCGACGCCGAGGAGCGCCGTCGTCTCCGATACGTCGCCGAGACAGTGATCGAACGGGCCGAAAGCGCAATCGACGCCCGCGACATCGCGGGTGACGTGATGCTCGTCGGCAGTACTGCCAGGGACACCTGGATTGCCGGCGACCGCGACATCGACGTCTTCGTGCGCTTCCCACCCGAAATCGACCGCGAAACTCTCGAAACAGTCGGTCTCGAGATCGGCCACGCAGTCCTGCCAGAGGGCCACGAGGAGTACGCCGAACACCCCTACGTCGTCGGCGAGGTCGATGGCTACGACATCGACCTCGTGCCGTGTTATGCTGTCGAAGCTGCCACGGCGATCCAGTCTGCCGTCGATCGCACCCCTTTCCACACCCACTACATCGAGGCGCGACTCGACGAGGATCTCACTGCCGACGTGCGACTCTGCAAAGCCTTCCTGAAGGGTATCGGCGTCTACGGCAGCGATCTCCGGACACGGGGCTTCTCGGGCTACTTGACAGAACTGCTTGTCCTCGAACACGGCGGCTTTCTCCCCCTGCTCGAAGCCGCCGCCGACTGGCACCCTCCTGTCCGATTCGACCCGGAGTCCCATGGCGATGCCACTTTCCGAGACGATCTCGTGATGATCGACCCGACTGATCCCGAACGGAACGTCGCGGCTGCCCTCTCTTCGGCCAACCTCGCCGCCTTCCAGCACTACGCTCGCGAGTTCCTCGCCGATCCTCGGGAATCGCTGTTCGAACCGTCCGAACCCGATCCACTCTCACCTTCCGATGCCCGTTCGTTCTTCGATCGGCGCGGAACGACCCCGCTCGCGGTCACGTTTGGGACACCAGATCTGGTAGAGGACGACCTCTACCCCCAACTCGAAAAATCCCTCGAAGGCATCGTTGGGCTGCTCGACCGCAACGGGTTCGACGTCCTCCGTGCCGACGCCTTCGCCAGAGAGCGGACCGTCTTGCTTGCGGAGCTGGAAGTCACCGAACGGCCCGCAGTTGAACGTCACGAAGGGCCGCCGGTGGCCGTCCGGGAACACGCCGAAGGGTTCTACGACGCGTATCGGGACGGGGACGCCTATGGCCCGTTCGTCGACGAGGATCGATACGTGGTCGAACGCGAGCGCGAACATCGGACCGCGACTGACTTGCTCCGAAGTGACGCCGTCTTCGACGTGGCGCTTGGCGCGGCGGTCGAGCGGGCGCTCGCCGACGAATACACGGTACTTGTCGGTGGGGGTGTCGCCGAACTCGCCACCGAGTTCGGAACGGAACTCGCGGGTTACTGTGGCCCGAAGCCCTGA
- a CDS encoding DUF234 domain-containing protein, whose product MSPGSHSPHSERSKQAGPIPPLGEDTYSEVVGPEIADHVTPLFEWICQRALPRLLDRQFTDVGRWWFKEQELDVPGLSREDSWLARASSRPIP is encoded by the coding sequence TTGAGCCCAGGCAGTCACAGCCCGCACAGCGAGCGGAGCAAGCAAGCAGGACCAATTCCACCGCTCGGTGAGGACACCTACAGCGAGGTCGTCGGACCGGAAATCGCGGATCACGTGACCCCACTCTTCGAATGGATCTGCCAGCGGGCATTGCCACGATTGCTCGACCGGCAGTTCACCGATGTCGGTCGGTGGTGGTTCAAGGAACAGGAACTAGATGTCCCCGGGCTGAGTCGGGAGGACTCGTGGCTGGCGAGGGCAAGCTCACGTCCGATCCCGTGA
- a CDS encoding Fic family protein — protein MQDGFDLPERAPGMYRPVRSDRGVPFGKFYKPDPLPPEIDLSDTVLKQVERAAHALGRLDGFRSQADAAETVFRPLLYKEAEQSSQIEGTQVTTTDMYRATAAGDTAARSRDVQEALNYVEALREAGARLLAEGRSRENITADLITDLHETVMETGYTDEEDPLPGQFRPDYAWIEESNEPWKQSVRFVPPKAAMVESMMDDLLSYIQSPSEYPSIVDVALVHYQIETIHPFTDGNGRVGRLVALLLLVACDLLTTPLFYMSAYIKENREEYTDRLLAVSENGAWEEWLRFFITGMRDQAEEALCRASLLYELYESYGEQYASTPQSVQRLLEVLFEQPYLTVPTAADQIDMSYPAANSAVEQLVEDDVLSQVDTKERNREFVATQIMDIVERDVANLPAPSSVLRS, from the coding sequence ATGCAAGACGGATTCGATCTTCCTGAACGAGCCCCTGGGATGTATCGCCCAGTGCGTTCCGACAGGGGCGTCCCGTTCGGGAAGTTCTACAAACCGGATCCGCTGCCGCCGGAGATTGACCTCTCCGATACGGTCCTGAAGCAAGTCGAGCGGGCCGCTCACGCGCTCGGCCGGCTCGACGGATTTCGCAGTCAAGCCGACGCAGCAGAGACCGTTTTTCGACCGCTCCTGTACAAAGAAGCCGAACAGTCCTCACAGATTGAAGGGACACAGGTGACGACGACCGACATGTATCGAGCAACAGCCGCTGGAGATACTGCCGCCCGAAGCCGCGATGTCCAGGAGGCACTCAACTACGTCGAAGCCCTCCGAGAAGCGGGTGCTCGTCTCCTCGCGGAAGGGCGTTCCCGGGAGAACATCACCGCGGATCTCATCACAGATCTCCACGAGACGGTCATGGAAACCGGGTATACTGACGAGGAGGATCCACTCCCCGGCCAGTTCCGTCCTGACTATGCCTGGATCGAGGAGTCGAACGAGCCCTGGAAGCAATCAGTTCGGTTCGTCCCACCGAAGGCTGCCATGGTCGAATCGATGATGGACGACCTCCTCTCGTATATCCAATCACCTTCGGAGTATCCATCAATCGTCGACGTTGCACTCGTCCACTATCAGATCGAAACGATCCATCCGTTCACGGACGGCAACGGTCGGGTCGGTCGCCTCGTCGCATTGCTCCTTTTGGTCGCCTGTGACCTGCTCACGACACCGTTGTTCTACATGAGCGCCTATATCAAGGAAAATCGAGAGGAGTACACCGATCGATTGCTGGCCGTCAGTGAGAACGGCGCGTGGGAAGAGTGGCTTCGATTTTTCATCACTGGAATGAGAGACCAGGCGGAAGAAGCCCTCTGCCGTGCGAGTCTCCTCTACGAGCTATACGAATCGTACGGAGAGCAATACGCGTCTACCCCGCAATCCGTGCAACGACTGCTGGAAGTACTGTTCGAACAGCCGTATCTGACTGTGCCGACCGCAGCAGATCAGATCGACATGTCGTACCCAGCAGCCAACAGTGCCGTAGAGCAACTTGTCGAAGATGACGTTCTCTCACAGGTGGACACGAAAGAGCGAAACCGAGAGTTTGTCGCCACGCAAATCATGGACATTGTCGAACGAGACGTGGCCAATCTACCCGCTCCGTCATCCGTACTGCGGTCATAG